Proteins from a single region of Amycolatopsis sp. CA-230715:
- a CDS encoding DUF7192 family protein, producing the protein MPSWTEFLDLARAPDSIPDGAGRHGDSRWAGASWDEALELAAAGWTRALPEVDVGIAALRERSGDGLRSTTLLPCWDVTGGEVDVGAYLSGVPECMVDAVPSWTSARGRVVTFLVPASCSHTVAHRTIRNRGIALAALCTAIIEAGHSVEIWSGFSARVGRERFSAVAKVIPAGEPLDVGRLLFAMAHPAMLRRLWFGVWDSSARRSAALLKRSRYGIPHPSRAEDLAEDIADPYVFPNLDRHDTRWATLDSARTWCEDLFRGLGLLN; encoded by the coding sequence GTGCCGTCCTGGACGGAATTCCTCGACCTCGCGCGGGCACCCGATTCCATCCCGGACGGGGCGGGCCGCCACGGGGATTCCCGGTGGGCCGGCGCGTCCTGGGACGAAGCACTCGAACTCGCCGCGGCGGGCTGGACGCGGGCACTGCCCGAAGTGGACGTCGGCATCGCCGCACTCCGCGAACGGTCCGGCGACGGCCTCCGCTCCACGACGCTGCTGCCGTGCTGGGACGTCACCGGCGGCGAGGTCGACGTCGGCGCCTACCTCAGCGGGGTGCCGGAGTGCATGGTCGACGCCGTCCCGTCCTGGACCTCGGCGCGGGGCAGGGTGGTCACCTTCCTGGTCCCCGCGTCCTGTTCGCACACCGTCGCGCACCGGACGATCCGGAACAGGGGGATCGCGCTGGCCGCGTTGTGCACGGCGATCATCGAAGCGGGGCACAGCGTCGAGATCTGGTCCGGTTTTTCGGCGCGGGTCGGGCGGGAGCGGTTTTCCGCGGTGGCGAAGGTGATCCCGGCCGGGGAACCGCTCGACGTCGGCAGGCTCCTGTTCGCGATGGCGCATCCCGCGATGCTGCGCAGGCTGTGGTTCGGCGTCTGGGACAGCTCCGCCCGCCGCTCGGCGGCGTTGCTGAAACGGTCGCGGTACGGGATCCCGCACCCGTCCCGTGCCGAGGACCTGGCGGAGGACATCGCCGATCCGTACGTGTTCCCGAACCTGGACCGGCACGACACCCGCTGGGCCACGCTCGACTCGGCGCGGACGTGGTGCGAAGACCTGTTCCGCGGGCTGGGCCTGCTGAACTGA
- a CDS encoding nSTAND1 domain-containing NTPase: MADRSGDGHGPLGRAVVRVLGPDGTVAGAGFLLAPNVIATCAHVVTAAVGGDPANWERPSAACTVDFPLVTGPGSRAKRFSAAVVTWLPILPDGTGDIALLELAEPAPDAAQVPPLARVESAWGHEFRVLGFPGDFPDGVWSSGVFRDLQGTQWLQLEGTPGEQPIVGGFSGSPVWDSDARAVVGMTVAAHAGPLVATAYLIPIERVFGTDPGRVPNPYRGLEPFDERHADFFFGREDDLQRLSDAVARRPLVAVMGHSGTGKSSLIRAGMLPRLRAAGAAIVPFRPMPGVTGPLSLALAMARLLHPDLPATDQFRWAQALAVRLPTDPGAVRWLANALLEAGREAGMVLFLDQFEELAAEDLDAAKEFLRLLVRLLGAGGSVPLRVLVTLRWNAMGDLLTEDTKDALGTAIVTLAPMGPAQLRAAIVGPSTRAPGLYFEDGLVDRILDDAGAEPGQLPLVESLLTQLWEERDGGFMTTAAYTGIGGVAGAVTRAAESAIAEFVGRGEVEFLRRFFTQLARPDGEQFSRRAVLMAALDPGLRRLAHHLAKSRLVVVGQGMDGEPHAELAHQALIDHWPRLRGWLEDDRAFLHWRDHLDQQITRWAAADGARDLLPRGGSLSEARKWLGERGAELTARQRDFIRAGSRHRRWRLAAATGAAVLVVAATVVVTTVAVNQTRRPGGDAAPAAGGGLPSSSAAPPSPSTGTPSSPPPSTSASPPPSSRVAPPSSASSAPPPPPPSTGPPSLVPGPVPPSVSAQCRELYVCFWQGPDFTGEMVAMPMVHSSGATCHPLSFTARSIYSHANENQAVYAGGTCAKEERQPVGMGMGYPNATVRSYHHS, translated from the coding sequence ATGGCAGACCGGTCGGGGGACGGTCACGGTCCGCTGGGGCGCGCCGTCGTCCGCGTGCTGGGCCCGGACGGCACGGTGGCGGGCGCCGGCTTCCTGCTGGCACCGAACGTCATCGCGACGTGCGCGCACGTCGTCACCGCCGCGGTGGGCGGCGACCCCGCGAACTGGGAGCGGCCCTCGGCGGCCTGCACGGTCGACTTCCCGCTCGTCACCGGGCCGGGTTCCCGTGCGAAGCGGTTCTCCGCCGCGGTGGTGACCTGGCTGCCGATCCTGCCGGACGGCACCGGTGACATCGCGCTGCTGGAACTCGCCGAGCCCGCCCCGGACGCGGCGCAGGTGCCACCGCTGGCCAGGGTGGAAAGCGCCTGGGGGCACGAATTCCGCGTGCTCGGGTTCCCCGGGGACTTCCCCGACGGCGTCTGGTCGTCGGGGGTGTTCCGCGATCTGCAGGGCACGCAGTGGCTCCAGCTCGAAGGCACGCCCGGCGAGCAGCCGATCGTCGGCGGGTTCAGCGGTTCCCCGGTATGGGACTCCGACGCCAGGGCGGTCGTCGGGATGACCGTCGCCGCGCACGCCGGCCCGCTGGTGGCCACGGCGTACCTCATCCCGATCGAGCGCGTCTTCGGCACCGATCCCGGCCGGGTGCCGAACCCGTACCGCGGCCTGGAACCGTTCGACGAACGGCACGCGGACTTCTTCTTCGGCCGCGAGGACGATCTCCAGCGGCTCTCCGACGCCGTCGCGCGCAGGCCGCTGGTCGCGGTGATGGGGCATTCCGGGACCGGCAAGTCCTCCTTGATCCGCGCGGGCATGCTGCCGCGCCTGCGGGCCGCGGGCGCGGCGATCGTGCCGTTCCGGCCGATGCCCGGTGTGACGGGCCCGCTTTCGCTCGCGCTCGCCATGGCCCGGCTCCTGCACCCTGACCTGCCAGCCACCGACCAGTTCCGCTGGGCGCAGGCGCTGGCCGTGCGGCTGCCCACCGATCCGGGGGCGGTGCGGTGGCTGGCGAACGCGTTGCTCGAAGCCGGTCGCGAAGCGGGGATGGTGCTCTTCCTCGACCAGTTCGAGGAACTGGCCGCCGAGGACCTCGACGCGGCCAAGGAGTTCCTGCGGCTGCTCGTCCGGCTGCTCGGCGCCGGCGGGAGCGTGCCGCTGCGCGTACTGGTCACGCTGCGCTGGAACGCGATGGGCGATCTGCTCACCGAGGACACCAAGGACGCGCTCGGCACCGCGATCGTCACGCTCGCCCCGATGGGACCGGCGCAGCTGCGCGCGGCGATCGTCGGGCCGTCGACCAGGGCGCCCGGCCTGTACTTCGAGGACGGGCTCGTCGACCGCATCCTCGACGACGCCGGTGCCGAACCGGGACAGCTGCCGCTGGTGGAATCGCTGTTGACGCAGCTGTGGGAAGAACGCGACGGCGGGTTCATGACCACGGCGGCCTACACCGGGATCGGCGGGGTCGCCGGCGCGGTGACCCGCGCGGCGGAATCCGCGATCGCCGAGTTCGTCGGCAGGGGCGAAGTCGAGTTCCTGCGCCGCTTCTTCACCCAGCTCGCCCGCCCCGACGGCGAGCAGTTCTCGCGCCGCGCGGTCCTGATGGCCGCGCTCGACCCCGGCCTGCGGCGCCTCGCGCACCACCTGGCGAAGAGCAGGCTGGTCGTGGTCGGCCAGGGTATGGACGGCGAGCCGCACGCCGAACTGGCCCACCAGGCGCTGATCGACCACTGGCCGCGGCTGCGCGGCTGGCTGGAGGACGATCGCGCGTTCCTGCACTGGCGCGATCACCTCGACCAGCAGATCACGCGCTGGGCCGCGGCCGACGGCGCGCGGGACCTGCTGCCGCGCGGAGGTTCCCTCTCCGAGGCGCGGAAGTGGCTCGGCGAACGCGGCGCCGAACTGACCGCGCGGCAACGGGATTTCATCAGGGCCGGGTCCCGCCACCGGCGCTGGCGGCTGGCCGCGGCGACCGGTGCGGCCGTGCTGGTGGTGGCCGCGACGGTGGTGGTCACCACGGTCGCGGTGAACCAGACCCGGCGCCCCGGCGGGGATGCCGCACCCGCCGCCGGAGGTGGCCTGCCGAGCAGCAGTGCCGCGCCGCCCAGCCCGAGCACCGGCACCCCGTCCTCCCCGCCCCCGAGCACGTCCGCGAGCCCGCCGCCGTCTTCCCGCGTGGCGCCGCCCAGTTCGGCCAGCAGCGCACCGCCGCCCCCGCCACCGTCGACCGGCCCGCCGTCGCTGGTGCCGGGGCCCGTGCCGCCGTCTGTCAGCGCGCAGTGCCGCGAGCTGTACGTCTGCTTCTGGCAGGGGCCCGACTTCACCGGTGAGATGGTCGCGATGCCGATGGTTCATTCGAGCGGTGCCACCTGCCACCCGTTGAGCTTCACGGCCCGCTCGATCTACAGCCACGCCAACGAGAACCAGGCGGTCTACGCGGGCGGCACGTGCGCGAAGGAGGAAAGACAGCCCGTGGGAATGGGAATGGGTTATCCGAACGCGACCGTCCGGTCGTATCACCATTCCTGA